A single genomic interval of Takifugu flavidus isolate HTHZ2018 chromosome 19, ASM371156v2, whole genome shotgun sequence harbors:
- the LOC130516383 gene encoding transforming growth factor beta-3 proprotein-like, which yields MHLGKALLFVLLLNCATLSSSLSTCATVDIDHVKRKRVEAIRGQILSKLRLTSPPQSLGPSKIPYQIQALYNSTKELLEELRRDRQQSCGQESTETEYYAKEIYKFNMVYGPPESNDLFYCPKSITSKVFRFNVSAMERNSTHLFRAEFRALRVPNPDARRSEQRIELYQIIRPNEHIRKQRYIAAKNVQTRGAKEWVTFDVTETVRQWLMNRGSNLGLEISVHCPCHTFNTNGDIIDGEKEVLEVKFRGVDEEDKRLDLDHLNKRKEQNLPHLILMMIPPHRLETHSSRRHKRALDTNYCFSNTEESCCVRRLHIDFRRDLDWKWIHEPSGYDANYCSGPCPYLRGSDTTHSSLLSLYNTLNPEASASPCCVPQDLEPLTILYYSGRTPKVEQLSNMIVKSCKCS from the exons ATGCATTTGGGCAAGGCTTTACTGTTTGTCCTGCTCCTCAACTGCGCGACTCTGAGCTCATCTTTGTCCACTTGTGCCACCGTGGATATTGACCATGTGAAAAGAAAGCGCGTCGAGGCGATACGGGGTCAGATCCTGAGCAAACTCCGACTGACGAGTCCTCCGCAGTCCCTGGGACCGAGCAAAATCCCCTATCAAATTCAAGCACTGTATAACAGCACCAAGGAGCTACTGGAGGAGCTCAGGCGGGATCGGCAGCAGAGTTGCGGTCAGGAAAGCACGGAGACAGAGTATTACGCCAAGGAGATATACAAATTCAACATGGTCTATGGTCCGCCGGAAAGCA ATGATCTGTTCTACTGCCCAAAAAGCATCACCTCAAAGGTTTTCCGCTTCAACGTGTCTGCCATGGAGAGGAACTCGACACACCTCTTCAGAGCAGAATTTCGCGCCCTGCGGGTGCCAAACCCGGATGCCAGGAGGAGCGAACAGCGAATTGAGCTCTACCAG ATTATCAGGCCAAATGAACACATCAGGAAGCAACGCTACATTGCTGCCAAGAATGTGCAGACCAGAGGGGCCAAGGAGTGGGTCACCTTCGATGTGACCGAAACCGTGCGACAGTGGCTGATGAACCGAG GCAGCAATCTGGGTTTGGAGATCAGCGTGCACTGTCCCTGCCACACCTTCAACACAAACGGTGACATCATCGACGGTGAAAAGGAGGTCCTGGAGGTGAAGTTCAGAG GCgtggatgaggaggacaagCGCTTGGACCTGGATCACCTGAacaagaggaaggagcagaacctgccGCACCTCATCCTCATGATGATCCCGCCCCACCGCTTGGAGACTCACTCCTCACGTCGGCACAAGAGGGCTCTGGACACGAACTACTGCTTCTC AAATACAGAGGAGAGCTGCTGCGTTCGCCGGCTTCACATCGACTTTCGCCGCGACCTGGACTGGAAATGGATCCACGAGCCGAGTGGTTACGACGCCAACTACTGCTCAGGGCCTTGTCCCTACCTGAGGGGCTCGGACACCACGCACAGCTCG ctcctgagcCTGTACAACACTCTAAATCCAGAAGCCTCCGCCTCCCCCTGCTGCGTCCCTCAAGACCTGGAGCCCCTCACTATACTTTATTATTCTGGACGAACCCCCAAAGTGGAGCAGCTCTCCAACATGATCGTCAAGTCCTGCAAGTGTAGCTGA